From the genome of Scleropages formosus chromosome 22, fSclFor1.1, whole genome shotgun sequence:
TCGTGTGTCGCGCTAAGCTTCGGCGTCCCGTGGCACGGAGCGATATATCGCGAAAAGCCGACGGGAGGAGGCGCCGAGGAGAGAAACGGGCCAGCCGGCAGACGGGCCTCCTCTGCGAGGGAGTGTTTAGGAGCTGGCCGGAATGCCTGCGCGGAGCAGCTGTCCCTCTTCCTCCCCTGACCGGGAGCGTCTGCCTGCCCATGCTGTTGCCTGGCACACGCGCCGCCGTCGCCGCGCGGGACGCGGGAGCTGATTAAACCGTCATGTCCATCCGAGCCCCGCGCGTTAGGCCCGCGTCCAATCCCATTAGAAGATTTCCTCTCACCGGTGCCTCGCGCCTCCCCTGCTGTTCCGCCACTACGCTAATGCGCAGCGTTAATGGGAAAACCCTGCCCCCTACGAATATATATACGCTATCGCATGCCCGACGGCAACACTAAACCGTGCTTCCCCTTCTCTTGAGGAAGTTTGCCTGACagctaaattactgaaaattaagcTCTTTGTCGGGACCTTTGTTTTATATCGTCGCTCGGCACTACGCTGTGTTAACGTGTTCCCGTGGAAGGGTCGGTGGTCCGCTTTTAATGTGAGTGGAGGTGGTCTGAAAAATGTGGTATAAGTCATGCCTAATTATGAAGAAATACGAGCATCAACGATGAACACCTCGCCCTGCCGCATTTGCTTGAGATTAACTTTGCATCAGGAAGATATGACGGGCTGACTCATATTTTACTCATCGAAGCGAAAACATCACAGCTAGCAGGTATCCTAGAGGGTAAAGAGAAAAGTTTTTATTACGGAAgttcctgcctccagctgcacAAGAGTTCCACCTGCAGAACCCATGTGTGAGTCCCAGGTTCTTCTACTGAATTGCTATAATAAACACCTGTAAAAATGGGTCAATATGCAGTGCAAATAGCTCTGCATAAAATTGTTAGCTAAAGAGCAAATTGGCAACGGAAGCCGGCGCAACCTGTTTTTATCTCCTCTCCCGTCTCCTATTATTCCCTCTGTTTTGTTCGTTCGTCCTTTCTCTCCCACTTGCTTTTGTTTCATCGGGGGACGCCGTTTCTTTCTTTCATCTCTTTTCTTTGAGTCCCGGGGCCAAAAAAATCTTCAGCGCCAAAGAGAGAGCCCACCCCGGTCAAACAGCACTCTTGTGAATCCGAAGAACATTGACTCCACGCTCATCTACGGTCAGCCACATTGAGAAGAAATCACTAAACGGGACACGCTGTTACCATTGGTTCACAATCGTACCAAGCGACTGGTAGATTTCCGCTGAATTTCTCTTGataaataatctggaaaaataACGCAGCCTGTGAATGTACACAATCCAGATGTGGGCGATTGTCAAAAAACTCATATCTTGCATTTCCTCCAGTTTTCATAGCTAAGGCACACTGAGGACCTTTGCAAAATACGAATGTTATTTAATATGCGTTACATTCCCTAGTTTTACATAGCTTGtagaaaagcatttgttttcaaAGCTGAATGCATCAGATCTATTGTAAACAGACAGCTACAGAAGCATGAACCATCTAAATTAACAATGAGGAAAATATAGGAAAAATCTGGTaggaaattttagaaaaagcTTTAACAGCTGGCCTTTTTTTACATTGCATATACATTAAACTGTCCTGTTTTTATTCGATAAATACAAGAACGCATCTCAGATCACTGACAGGGCTCTTATTGTTCAACCAAGAAATGCGGaaccagaatttttttttttgatttacctcatttgaaatttttaacaaaagaaatatatgccttattttaaaatatgtttttgtgtgtggcTCAGCTAGAAGTGTGTTATTGTGTCTCTTCTCACAGAAGCTCcgtctccccacccccccacccacacacgcaGGAATACAAAGGCGGCGAGAGCGCTGCTGACGGAAACACCGGCGAATCGtgactcctgctgctgccagcAACATGACTTCACCTACACTCCTTtggaaataattaatgaattaagAAACCgagcacaataaataataatacaaagatCAATCCCTGTCATTTTGCGCTGCTTGCAGTTTGCCACACAGCACAAAGACACTGGTGTTAAATTCCACCACAGAGCCATTTTCAAGCTATGCATGATCAGCATTAAGACAATTAGGACTTGCTCAgaagctgtgggggggggggggggggggttggaagTGATTTGTCAGCACAAATCCCATCTTGCTCTTCTTCTATCTTACATTTTCATCTAAGGATTCACTCTAACAGAATTCCAATACAAAGGACTGAATTTCCACACAGAATTATGTGCAGTGCACTGTATATAGAGATCTTACAAACGTGAGATGGATCCGTGTGCCTCGTGGCATAGCTTTCGGTGCATGAAGATACTCCAGGTGATACAAGCGTAAATCCACCAATGAACTCACACAGAGAACGAATGCCTCACATAAGGAATAGAAATGTCTTCGAGCTTTGTCTTTACATTTAGTATTCACACTATTACAGACACAGTTTCTCTTAACATGTTTTGATTAGATAGACCTTTCCGCTCCTGCTGTTGATTTACCGCTATTTGTGTTAAATAGCCAGTGATTGTCTTTTTATGGAGCTGCACGGAAATTTTCTTCGTGGCTCTTTCCTGATGATCTCTGCATGCCCTTTTTAGTCTTAGGGAGACGGTTTGCTTGCATTGAATTTGATGCTGCGATAGCGCTCAGAGCGTCTGTGCGTGGAGGAAAGAAGATGTCAACAGAGACTCGGAGTGCCACATGAGCATCGGGTCTTCCGGAGAGCGCAGAGCACGCAATGAAGGAGTATCAGAGGAAACACTCTCTTCCAGCTTGGAATCTGCTGGTTGAGTGGAGACCATTTCTTCCACACAGGTTAACATTTCTCCCCCTGTGAGGCTGTTATGCAAATCCCATCAAGCAGAGCTGGGGTTACATCATGATGACAGATaccaagaaaaatgaaaagaaatggttGTTATGTTTGTCCTTTTTATCttctttttctatatatttgaCATTTGCattagtctgtggtctctgtgCTGTCATCAATGAAGCCCAGAAACTGCCAAAAAACATGCTAATGTCACAGTTTCAAAAGCACTGTTTTCTGGGTTAAGTCTTCCTGATAGCGTTGAATCGCCAGCCCAATTAATTGTAGAAGGTTCATTCACGCAGTTTCAAGTCTTCCTCTCCCAAAAGAGAAGCTTGTTCGTGCAGGCTCCGGGAATGAGGACATAGCATGCCGTGGACAGGCCTGCATTGCATTTCCATTCCCAAGCCCTTGGGGTTTGCTCACAATGTTTAAAGCAGCAGTTTATGCTGAGCTGGTCAGACTCTGCCAGGGTTTTGAAAACCTGAACCAGATCTCACAGAAATTCCCTTTGTTCTCAGTTAAAATGAGCCAACACTCATTAACCCACCTATGTCACACCACCCACTTTGGGCCATGGATTATTCTGGTGTTCCTTTAAGGtatggaaatatttgtttttctttgcttttgtaaTATTGGCTCTTATTGGAAACAGCAATACTAACATGTGGCTCCTTGGGTGGTGGAGCCTGAAGAGAATCCACAGAGTCTGGGCTGGTTGTAGGTTCCATCTCAGCTCAGACTTtacatgctctccccatgtttgtcGAGATTTCTTATGGGGTGGTATGGTTTCCTCAAAGAGTCCAAGgatgtgtttctggtgaatgGATGActtaaaattgaatttattgtgtgtgtatgtgtgtgtgatggactgttCATCCTGTTCATCCTGGCATCCCTGTTTTTAGCCTAGCACCAGGCTCCAGACTGCAGTTACCCTGCCTTAGGATAGGTGGTTTATTAGCAGTTAATGAGtgtatgtatttcaaaaaacacTACAGGTAGATCACTGATATTCTAATGCTGACAAAGACAAATTGCATactttattatatacatatgtgtgtaaaGTTATACCTTTCAATCTGttgaaaagaaaccaaaaagaCCACAAAACCAAAGCCAAAAAGAGTTGAAACAATATTTAGTGACATTTTAAATCATTCagtcaaaatgaaaacacagtaagtctcttgtgagaaagaaaaaagtaaaaggaataTGAAAATTATGTCAGCGGTACCTAGACATTGTTATACTATCAATGCCATGAGAAATCTCTTTGCTGAAAGGCAGAGAGGTATAACCCAGCATCCTGAAAATGCCATAAAACTGCACCATGTTATGTCAGCCTCTCAAACTTGACCTTTTCGGCATCAAGGAAGAAAACTCAATAAGTTTCACAAGCGTGAATGAAAAGGTCAGAGTGCTTGCAGGGATGGCATAGCCCTTGCTCCCACTCTTTTCCTCTGatgattttcaaaaataacacttaaagaaaataaaaacatttacagatgaTTTTGTATATAAAATTATTGTTTCAACTCCCCCATGTGAGCGTGTAAGCTGCTCTGCAGTTATCTAATTCAAACACCACTCGAGTATAGCAAGCAACTCGGTCCTTGCTACACCCccagaaacacaaaatgtttaGCACAAATGTCAAAGTatgaaaatataactgaaatcCAAAATGAAGCCTTTCCAGCCTATCATTGCTAGAACTAGTTTTGCAGAACTCCATCCTTGTTTCTGCATCCAAACAAGGGGAACAGATAATATTACATCTTTACGGGTATTAGAGGGCATGTGcttctatttatttaaagaagttATTCAGAGAAGTTCCCATCTTTGCACGAGTATATTCCTTTTCTTCCTTATTACAAAGTGGAATGTTGAAGTACTGGTGTAATGCAGAGTTGACAGCTTACCTCTTTCAGCTATGAAGATACTGGTAAGGCATCTGGGCAGGAAGCTGGCAGGTAATCATTATGCTTTGGATGAAGTTTTTCCCTTCATGAGGCTGTCTAACCTCTGCTGCCAGTGAGCACTTCTCCCTAGTCTTTCCTCTCCAACCCAAGCTATTTCAGAGGTGGCAGTAGTGATCACTGAGCGCAACCCACGTCCTTTTTCAGCTGAACCTGATGGATAGCAGAGGGTATGTATGTCAATAATTCCTTTGTCCAGAAGAGCTAGGATAGTGTTCTTCATTCCCATGGTGCAAACATATCTTTGCTATCAAAACCTGCCATCTCCTTCACAAAGCACTGAtaccagaagaaaaaaatctatatcaGGAGTGTCCAACATGTGGCCTGAGGGCTGCACGTGGCTCTCCGGTTTATATAGCGTGGCCTGCAGAAGCAATTATAAAATTATGAACATGATTAACATATACTTTGCTTAAAATCAATACttaaaaatgctattaaaacaTGATAATACAGTTAtacacacaacaaaataaaattcaagaaataatttttcaatgTAAGATTCAgtaagtagggggtgcggtggcacagtgggttggaccacagtcctgctctccggtgggtctggggttcgagtcccgcttggggtgccttgcgacggactggcgtcccgtcctgggtgtgtcccctccccctccggccttacgccctgcgttgccgggtaggctccggttccccgtgaccccatatgggacaagcggttccgaaaatgtgtgtgtgtgtctgtgtgtgattcagTAAGTCACTTACTATGATTTGTGTATATACAGATATACATAAGTATACACAAATACTATACATATAGTGGCCCCTGGCCAAAAAAAGCTGGACACTCTGATTTATATGACAATATTTACTAAATTGTTCTATGCTAGGTTGCATCCTCATGGACTGAGAATTGGAGATCATTTGACCGCTGGACCGAACATCAACGTTGTGGGAATCTGGTGAGAGCCATCTAACTATAGGGGGCCACCTACAGACAATGTTCAGCGTCACCAAAGTATGGGAAAGTATGGGAAATTTAGCACTGTCAGTTcacatgaactgcatgtctttggactataggaggaaacccatgcaaacacaatgagaacgtgcaaactctacaaagactgagcagcgaccaaacccacatcctctcgcaccacccaggcactgtgaggcagcctTTGAACAAatgagttttcatttttctactTATTGTCCCTAGTTACCACAAGAGCAAACCTTTTttgtaaagtaataaaaatacaatcatTTTGATGAAACCAGCTATGATGTACATCCGCATCATAAAAGACAACTCACCCAAATTAAGAGAGAGTGGCTAATGTGTACTTAGATCCAATTAATTTGCACCTTGTCTGCTTAATTGGGGACTTATGTAATTAGAAATCCACAAGGAGTCTCCATGCAATCAGCAGCATATGATGCGTGACTTTCGTGCAGGTACCCTTGAGCTGAAACAATCTGCTCTGTCTCCTGCTGTGCATGCTCGAATCTCCACTCTTACCAAACCTAACTTGGAGTGTTGCCATATGTATTTTCACAGAACAAGTAAGCTTTTGCAGCAGTAACAGTATTGCGAGAAATGGTACCATGTTCACAAGGTACTGCAACTACGTTGCAAGTCAGGTCTGGTGTGACTCATAATATCAATATATTATGACTGCTTATTACAGTAACTTGTCAGCATTTGGCACCCCTGTCAAAGTTCAAAGTTTTAAAAGAATCAGAGAAAATCAAAGAAGCAGAGCAATTATGACATGAAAGCATAATTTGGGGAGTAAACAATGTCTACATTTTGCAAGTCCACCTGTCTGTGAACataagagaataaaaataatcagaCAGGATTGCCTGTATAGCAACGCTCAGAACCATGTTGATGATTCATTCAGTGTTATTAGGCTAAACATGGAATGTGATAAGGATCTGTGTAATGAGACTGTTACTTTGTTGACTGGCAGTGGTGTATGATCATGTTGTATTATGCTTATTTTAGAAAGTTGTATATAGCGTTGCATAATCTTTACTGCTACACACTTGCAGAACAAAACTACAGCAGTTTAAATGAAACATGCCGaatcacagcaataaaaaaaaattcctctcaAACTATTCAATCACCTGTACAATCACGGTAAACAGAACTTAACATCATATAGCCTGCCTGCATCTAAAGCCTGAGTCTAAGTCTCAAATTGCGGATTAGGTCAAGGTATACATTGACAGAGTACAGCACACAGGTGATACTGTATATGCGATAAActatttctgcattatttattcttattttaaaaatgtattgcacCCTGCATTTGTACATGCAGAATAAATCAATGCTCAAAATTCCCTTTTTGCTTGGTGCTCAAGATATAGTATAATAAAGGGCGAACAAGGTCTGATTTCAGAGTAAAAGCCTTTTTTATGCTGCAGTGACTTATTTGCAATTACACTGCTGTCTGAGTCCTTCATCAGCACAACATGTGCAGTGTGGAATTCCTCTGATGAATActggcattttaaaatgagagcaagaaacaaaaaaaattacaatctcatcttgttatttttgtaattccTTTTTGCCAGTGATCTTACTATAAACTGCATTGTGTAGGTGTTCTGACAAATGCGGGCACCAGATGAAACGAAAGCAGTACATCTTCAACGTTTTACACGTTACTTGTGTTCAGGTCATATCAGATTAGGTTAAACTTGTGTTATTTCGGACGAGACGAAGATCaccatgtctcacacacactgtccaggCAGTGAAATGACACAGCAAGCTGCAGAAAAGGGGCAACTTTGATTTGTGGCCATACAGTACAAAGGCACAAAGACGTGGGGGTGAGAACTGAAAGCGGTTAGAAGATATACTGAACGTGCCAAAGGATGCTCTGCCTCGGCTTAAACGTAACCAGGGTGAACCCTTCAAATCCAGGGACGAGAGATACGCGTTAATAGTATGTTGGAAACGCACTGATTTCGGAGGgactgtgttgtgtgtgtgtgtgtgtgtgtgtgtgtgtgtgtgtgtgtgtgtgtgtgtgtgtgtgtgtgtgtgtgcgcgcccacGGAAGAGCAGGCCAGCCTCACTCACCGCACAGCAGCTGCATCCATGCGCACGTCTTGTACACGGTGGCCGTGttgcagaagaagaagagcgcGAAGCAGGCGATGCAGCCCAGGATCAGCACCATGGAGAGCAGCACGAAGAACGCGGCTGCTTTGAAGGCGCCCGACGGGATGGAGCTGAAGTCGGAGAAGGTGCCCTGGCAGGTGAGCTCCCGGGTCGAGCTGCCGGTGCCCACGCAGTAGTGGAACAAGCCGAAGTACCCGGAGTGCGGGGTGTTCACGCTGTCCCCGATCCAGTAGGGCTGGATGAACACCACCACGTTGATGATGGCGAAGCAGATGGTGAAAATGGCCCACAGCACGCCGATGGCCCTGGAGTTCCGCATGTAGTTGTCATGGTAGATCTTGGAGGCTTCTTGCGAGGGCAGCATTTTCCTCccagtttccccccccccagtgccgCGTGTCAATCTCCTCTTTATCTCCCCCTATCTGAGTATCTCCCCCCTTCGGATCTCGCCCAACGCGCCTGTGATGAAAAGCAAGGGCTGCTTTAAAAATaggcttgaaaaaaaaaaaaacccagatgtTTCGCTGATTTACGTGAAGGTCAGCGCACGGATTTCTGAGCAGGATGCGCACAAGTAGCACTTACGTTACGACACGATTCTCGTTTTCTGTGCAGTTTATTATTCGCAGACCAGCAGACCGGCggggaaaaataattaatgaacaCGGGGAAGTGATTCAACCACGATGAACAAAACGCCACTCgaccccctcctcctctcagAAGGAAAAAGAGCCGCCGATTCGACACACAGCACACGACGGCGCCGCGGATAAACGCCGGGACATTTCGCGGGAACGCGTACAGCAGCCTCAGCctgttcttcttcttgtgcTCGACACCAAATGCGCGGCTGGAGCGTTTGCTGTGCCTCCCGGCATCAGAGCGAACGACAGCGCCGACGGACGGTGCGCGTCGCCGGGTACCACCGGCGGCGGATCTCTCGCAAGGAAACGGAGATGCCGGAGCCCGGTAGGAACATTCGTGGAATTCCCTCCCGacgtaaaaatgtttttttcttttatatgaCATATAACCGCTTCGCACTAAAATACGTGCAGCAGGTGCATTCGCGGCTGCGCCTCTGGCTCCGAGTCCATGATTTCGGTTGGtacagtttctctctctctttctctctcctctctctctctacgcGTCTCCCTCTCTCCGCCTCGCTCTATCCGGTTTCCTCCTCTCCCCGCTGCTCCCCTCCTCAAGCTCTTCAGGCTCGCGG
Proteins encoded in this window:
- the LOC108918345 gene encoding LHFPL tetraspan subfamily member 4 protein-like isoform X2 is translated as MLPSQEASKIYHDNYMRNSRAIGVLWAIFTICFAIINVVVFIQPYWIGDSVNTPHSGYFGLFHYCVGTGSSTRELTCQGTFSDFSSIPSGAFKAAAFFVLLSMVLILGCIACFALFFFCNTATVYKTCAWMQLLCAVCLVLGCMIFPNGWDAEVVLDMCGEETGKYTLGNCSVRWAYILAIIGILDALILSFLAFVLGNRQNDFLQDEIKADNKD
- the LOC108918345 gene encoding LHFPL tetraspan subfamily member 4 protein-like isoform X1, giving the protein MLPSQEASKIYHDNYMRNSRAIGVLWAIFTICFAIINVVVFIQPYWIGDSVNTPHSGYFGLFHYCVGTGSSTRELTCQGTFSDFSSIPSGAFKAAAFFVLLSMVLILGCIACFALFFFCNTATVYKTCAWMQLLCAVCLVLGCMIFPNGWDAEVVLDMCGEETGKYTLGNCSVRWAYILAIIGILDALILSFLAFVLGNRQNDFLQDEIKADNKDFAVSRIEIRDNKDPRFGIQRFH